The Salmo salar chromosome ssa06, Ssal_v3.1, whole genome shotgun sequence genome window below encodes:
- the LOC106607272 gene encoding F-box/LRR-repeat protein 20, translated as MGKEVNGVSRSRFEMFSNSDEAVINKKLPKELLLRIFSFLDVVTLCRCAQVSRSWNVLALDGSNWQRIDLFDFQRDIEGRVVENISKRCGGFLRKLSLRGCLGVGDSALRTFSQNCRNIELLSLNGCTKITDSTCNSLSKFCPKLKHLDLASCTSITNLSLKALSEGCPLLEQLNISWCDQVTKDGIQALVRCCPGLKGLFLKGCTQLEDEALKHIGAHCPELVTLNLQTCSQITDEGLITICRGCHHLQSLCVSGCANITDAILHALGLNCPRLRILEVARCSQLTDVGFTTLARNCHELEKMDLEECVQITDGTLIQLSIHCPRLQVLSLSHCELITDDGIRHLGSGPCAHDRLEVIELDNCPLITDASLEHLKTCHSLDRIELYDCQQITRAGIKRLRTHLPNIKVHAYFAPVTPPPSVGGSRQRFCRCCILL; from the exons AATCTTCTCCTTTCTGGATGTGGTGACACTCTGTCGCTGTGCCCAGGTCTCACGG tcgtGGAATGTGCTCGCCCTGGACGGCAGTAATTGGCAGAGGATTGACCTTTTCGACTTTCAGAGAGATATTGAG GGGCGAGTGGTGGAGAACATCTCGAAACGATGTGGGGGATTCCTGAGGAAGTTGAGTCTGAGGGGCTGTCTGGGGGTGGGGGACAGCGCTCTGAG aacctTCTCCCAGAACTGCAGGAATATTGAGCTGCTTAGTTTGAATGGCTGCACCAAGATTACTGACAG CACATGTAATAGCCTCAGTAAGTTCTGTCCCAAGCTCAAGCACTTGGACCTCGCCTCCTGTACCTCAATCACCAACCTGTCACTCAAAGCACTTAG TGAGGGCTGTCCTCTGTTAGAGCAGCTTAATATCTCGTGGTGTGACCAGGTGACTAAGGATGGCATCCAGGCCTTGGTACGATGCTGTCCCGGACTTAAAGGCCTTTTCCTCAAGGGCTGCACACAG TTGGAGGATGAAGCACTGAAGCACATTGGTGCACACTGTCCAGAGCTGGTCACTCTCAACTTACAGACGTGTTCG CAGATCACAGACGAAGGTCTCATTACTATATGCCGGGGCTGTCACCATCTGCAGTCGCTGTGTGTCTCAGGTTGTGCCAACATCACAGACGCCATCCTCCACGCCTTGGGACTGAACTGCCCGCGCCTCAG AATATTAGAGGTGGCTCGCTGCTCTCAGCTCACAGATGTGGGCTTCACTACACTAGCAAGG AATTGTCATGAGCTGGAAAAGATGGACCTGGAAGAGTGTGTGCAG ATCACGGACGGCACACTTATCCAGTTGTCCATCCACTGCCCTCGTCTGCAAGTTCTG agcctgTCTCACTGTGAGCTGATTACTGACGATGGCATCAGACATCTGGGCAGCGGGCCCTGTGCCCACGACCGGCTAGAGGTGATCGAGCTGGACAACTGCCCCCTGATCACGGACGCCTCGCTGGAGCACCTGAAGACCTGCCACAGCCTGGACCGCATCGAGCTCTACGACTGCCAGCAGATCACCCGCGCAGGCATTAAGAGACTAAGG ACCCATCTACCTAATATCAAAGTGCACGCGTATTTCGCCCCCGTCACCCCACCCCCCTCGGTCGGGGGGAGTCGCCAGAGATTCTGTCGTTGCTGTATCCTGCTATGA